tccgtttttttttttacagttaTAATTATTCTATCTCTCTCTAACCGTTCGACCGGTTTGTTAAGTGACAAATCAAATTAGCAGTTGTGTTCGGAAAAACACGTGTCATATGTATTTGTAGACAGTCAGTGACTACCAAAGTGATGCAGCAGATAACAGAATGTACGAAACGTAATACCTTAAGTCCGAAAAGCCCGAGAGAGCTTTCGAAACTGAGATAAATAAATCGAAAAATGAAACATGAAATCGCCTTTACTTGCTCatacagttgtttttttttctttattcataATCGTAAGTACATATGTCCGCTGAATGAGTCCAAATCTATCTACCACACTCTAACGGAATTACATCTGGCAATTCATGCTTGCACTGGAATGGAATGAGCGTTTGTGATTTTGTCATTAGTATGCATCCTGAAACGgacaaaataaatcatattttagCTAGATTCTTTACGTAAAGCATTCAAAATCTATGTGTAACAATAACCGTATTAGCAACTAATTttagaagtgaaaaaaaaaattaaaacggaTTTTATGATCAAACAAAGTTATTGTATTATCTGGACAATTATTGGTGTCGAATTGAATAACTCTGGTAAAACAATGCGTATCTCCCCCACACAAACACAGTTGGAATTCTCCATCttctacactaaaaaaaaatcagatgagAAATCTCGTGAATATGATTATTAAGTGAACATCCCACGAAATGAATAGAATCATCACATAcaatttacgtgaattgaccaaacatcaaacaatctacgtgaatttacaGTGTAGAAAATTGAACATTTAAAATGGCGAGCAACGTGAGtataatttttctaaaaaatctttGCTTTCAACATTCTTTTATATCACCCATTCAAAGGCTATAAAGCAAAAATGATTGTGTTTCCATTTGCCAAACGATGTGATTGAGatgacaacacagaaaaaaaaggtGAGAAGTAGAATGGACAATgtccacataacttttcacgtaactatgatgtgaTACGTTTTTTTAAGTGCACGTCATGCGACAGATCGGCAGGGTTTTTTTTACTTCGCCTACTTTgacacaaattaaaaaaataattgtttcaaactaaaatatttagttttttaccgtcactgctaacctcaatcagatgaacacattttgacagttcagtggtactgtttgtaaacagtttttttgtgtgtctgttgaattaattaaaataaaatttcaaaacatttgttaacgattcgatacggttcgtttcagagatttaataaataaaagtgactagttgtgaAGTTTagagatgattgtttgagatgtgcttttcgatttttttaagcttgtttgtaaacagtaccgctgaactatcAAGGATGAAGGATTGTTCCGTTGTGACGtcccgataaaaaatctaatcacaGAATCAAACAAAATGTGGTTGTTCCAAACAAATGTGTGTTGTTTAAAGAACAAACATTGGTTAAATCCAACCAGAATTGTTATTGTCActatatcaacaaaaaaaatcgtggcAATTATCGTGTACTAGAGGACTCTTGAACGATTCGTAATGAAAAATATCAgattagatttaaataaaactattttaaatcaattttaataTAAGATTTTGTATGACAAACACCATTTTTCATGGTTTGCCGACATGCAGACAGGCAGCATACAATTgtccatgtgaaaaaaaaattattgctccATATTCACACCACAAATTTCTTCTAACGATTGCCCTTGAGTTTTATGGATGGTAACAGCAAAAGTCGAACGGATGAAAAATTGACGTTTGAATTCAAATGGCATATCATTGGAAtgcgtgtaatggaaacttcttgGCCTTAAAATTttctagtcaaaatagtcaagtattatttttttctgtagaaATTTCTGAGCTTGTGTTGTGCACTTATGTTCTTGTACATTCTGTTCCTGTACTTCCTGCACTTGTtactgtactttctgcacttgttcctgtaatatctaatttttgtatttgtttctgtactttctgcacttatATTTTTAGTATATGCGcatatttttgtattatttgCACTTGTTTCTGTACTTTCTGAACTTTTTCCTGCACTTCTGCACTTTTATTTGTACTATCTGTGCTTATTTCTGTATTATTTGCACAGGTTTCTGTACTCTGTACTTGTTTCTGTACTTtttgcacttgttcctgtactttcagtACTTGTTCCCGTACTATCTGCATCTGCTCAcatactttctgcacttgttcttACACTATCTATACTCTTTGTACTTTAtcatgtactttctgcacttgttctaGTACATTCTGCATTTGTTCCTGTACTGTCTGTATTAGTTCCTGCACttgtttctgtgatttttgtaatTGTTCCTATACTTTCTGAGCTTTCTCGTGTACTTTCTACACTTGCTCCTGTACTTTCGGCAATTGTTCCTGTACTATCTGTACtttttgtgctagttcctgtaCATTATGCACTTGTTTCTTTACTATCTGTCCTCGTTTCTGTATAATTTCTTTGCTATCTGTATTTATTACTGTACTTTCTGAATCTGTTGCTAAACTTTCTATTCttgtttttgtaatttttgtacctGCTTCTGCACTTTCTATTCttatgtactttctgcacttgttcctgtaccttgTGCACTTCTTCCTCTACTTTATGCTCTTGTTCCTGTACTATCTGTGCTTGTTTCTGTGCCTTTTGTGTTTGTTCCTGcactttctgtacttgttcctgttTCTTCACTTGTTGCTGTGCTCTGTGCATTTGTTCCTGCATTTTCTGCACTTGTTTCTTTGCTATCCGTCTTATGTATTATTTaaacttgttcctgtactttctgaatTTGTTCCTGCACTTTCTGTTCTTGTTTCTTTGCCCTCTGCACTTGGTCCTGTATTTGTTCCCGTACTTCtgcactttttcctgttctttcTTCTCttgtttctgtacttgttcctgtactaTTTGTACTTGTTCCTCTTATTTCTGtgcttgttcctgtactttctgcacaCTTTTCTTTACTATTCGTACTTATTTCTGTACTTGCAGCTGTAATTTCTGTACATTCTGTACCTGTACTTGTTTCTGTACTCTATGTGTCCCGGTTCCTAAACTTTCTGCATTTTCTGTACCCATTGCTGTACTTTTCACACCTGTTCCTATACTTTCTATACATATTTCTGTTCTTGTATTTTCCGCACTTGTTCTTGTCATAAAATGACAACAGTATTGACgaaaacgagcaaaaaaaagcgaCCCAGAAAATACTacacactaatgtcgttttcgcttgatgccaaacctaacccagtttccaccctggcTGCTGTCAAACTATTTGTTTTAACTGAAAATCAAATCAGTTTCAAACCtggtttttttcagttttgttcaaacccccgttgcaaagtgcgaacccaacacaaaaaaaagtgaaaagtgttcgTTTGATAAaattaccctgggtcagtttcagttttctcaaccgAAAAAGACATAGCTAACCAAACAAATTCAAATCTtcgcataaacgtcacctttcaaagaaaaaaggaaaatatttgaaaatcggttcaagcataccAAAGAACACTCGTCACATACACTTTTGCCAACTCGTTTTTTATATATAGAAGATACCTAGCTAACAAAGGAAGAGATATCGAAATAATTGTTCATCTCGTGGAGTTGGAAATTCGGCGGATAACTTCCTGTCCAATAACTACAGATGAAAAAACTCAATCCGCCAAACAAAAACCGACATGAACAACGAAAATATGCGGAATGAAAAACAGGAAGTTCTTTCTAACCAATAAAACAATTTAGCGAAACAATTTTCACAATCAGTACAAATTTTAATCATAAGTATGAATCGTAATTCAAGAACATTCatacaataaatatttttctaatcTTTATTTAGTTCATGCGGGATTGTTTCATTCCAGCTCCGGGTGAAATgtttgtacaaaaaaaaaaaggaaatccATAACAAATAAATAGATATGAGAGGAACTGACGTTATCAGATGTATAATTTCCCCAAACAATTACAGAGGGAGCTAAGCAGTTCCGTTTTGGTAAGTTCAATTCAAATTCGAGGACAGCAAAATCGACACGTTGAATGAAATGCAACTTGCGATTGATTTGTTAGACGTTCCTTTAACGTCAGACGATTTGAATTTCGTTCGTTACCTATACAAGAATAGTCTTACGATCCTATCATCCTTAAAAGCTATCATACCGTTGTTCGGTTCGAGTCTCCTGCCAGCCGGTCAACAACCTAAAACCATGAACGGTAGTGTTTTATAAAACTCAAATTATTCTATCTACTCGATTTTTGTCTTTACCTTGCTGACTCCCGGCATGTTCAGGAATCGGCCCAACACCGGAACCCTTCGCAAAAAATTGATGGCAACCGGGAAGAATCCGCTGAACAGTAATATAAAGCCGTAGGTTTCTATCAGCATGCCGATCAACGGATAGCCGAGCAGGACAATCATAATGCCACCGAAAAAGGCGATCGATGCCTTAACTTTATGTCTCTGGAAAAAGAACCGGAAGGTTCGCTCCAGTCCAATCACGCACGCCAGTCCACAGATGAAGAGAATCTGGAATGGGTTGATGAGAGAAACGTAGAACTAATGGGACTAAGAAAAACCTACATTTCCGATAGCTAACAGCCCTTTGTCAAACAGTAGCAATACACCCAGAAATAGGAAGGCCACTCCGAAACCGGCCAACCCAACACCGATCTCTgtaaataaaattttagtttCGTACATGTCACAAGCAGAGAATTTAACGCCGTACTCACTTTGTGTGTCACTTATTTCGAACATTTTCTATTACAAATTTAAATACTATTCCTACAAAAATACGGGATTTCAGCTGCTGACGAATTTATTGTTAACAAATGTTCCTCCACGTCATTAGTGTTTGTTGATGTTTGCTGGCAGCGCCGAAATATGCATTCGTGATTAAAGCCACAAGTTGATCGCGACTTTCGGGAACTTCAACATTCTAGATAACAATAACTATTCTCGACCACAAACACTATTTATTGAAATGCAATTCTTAATGCCTTCTgcagaaaaaaatcaacttttattTCACAAATCGTCTTTCACGCACTTTATGTATGGTAATCAGAAATGACAATCAGATGAGATATCCGACCGAATACCAATACACCATAGGAGTATATAGTCACTTAGCCGTGTGTAGACTGGCTGTACAATTATATCTAGATCATCTTTTCCAAACACATTTTTATGACAACGGCCAATTCGTGATCTAACGTTGTGTTTGATTGATAGGGGGTGTACGTGTGCGACGATGACGTCCATTCAACTCGTCAggaatttgattcggaattcattaagAAATCAAACTCCATTCGGAGTCAATTGGGAGGTAACAAATTATCTGTCGTTTTTTTAACGGCCTATTGCACAAGAATAAGTATCATTTTCTTGGTTATTTTACTGTTAACATCCTGCTATTTTTGAGTCTTTGCTGGTATGCCGGTTTGAATTTAACATTAATCACCATCACCATCGCATGAATAAATTACGCGGAATTGTACACTCAGATAAAAAAATAGCGACATTCATTATTTTGCAATATGTTTTTAGTCACAAGGAATCGGTAAG
This genomic window from Malaya genurostris strain Urasoe2022 chromosome 1, Malgen_1.1, whole genome shotgun sequence contains:
- the LOC131436513 gene encoding vesicle transport protein GOT1B, with amino-acid sequence MFEISDTQKIGVGLAGFGVAFLFLGVLLLFDKGLLAIGNILFICGLACVIGLERTFRFFFQRHKVKASIAFFGGIMIVLLGYPLIGMLIETYGFILLFSGFFPVAINFLRRVPVLGRFLNMPGVSKVVDRLAGDSNRTTDAY